One Bdellovibrio bacteriovorus str. Tiberius DNA segment encodes these proteins:
- a CDS encoding class I SAM-dependent methyltransferase: MNCLLCHSPHSAPFKVDKKPVRSYFHCAECDLIFMDPAERLGPQEEKARYDEHDNSPTPAYLAFFEPLISGIEQHFKAAGVMNQPLTSLDFGCGPTAVLSQLLTMRGFKTHDYDLYYRPNQDELRKTYHLVTSTEVWEHLYSPRTEIERMLRLLKPGGLLGVMTSGHRGEAVFHDWHYRRDTTHVVFFSEQTMNWIAQTYKMQLIKSRSPYWIFQKLF, from the coding sequence ATGAACTGCCTGCTCTGTCATTCACCTCATTCAGCGCCCTTCAAAGTGGATAAAAAGCCTGTCCGCAGCTATTTTCATTGCGCAGAGTGTGATTTGATCTTTATGGATCCCGCAGAGCGTCTTGGCCCGCAGGAAGAAAAAGCGCGTTACGACGAACATGACAATTCTCCGACGCCGGCTTATCTGGCTTTCTTCGAACCCCTGATCAGTGGCATCGAACAGCACTTCAAAGCTGCCGGTGTGATGAATCAGCCGCTGACATCTTTGGATTTCGGTTGTGGTCCCACTGCAGTTCTGTCGCAGCTGCTGACGATGCGTGGATTTAAAACTCACGATTACGATTTGTACTATCGTCCGAATCAGGATGAACTTCGGAAGACTTATCATCTGGTGACTAGCACCGAAGTGTGGGAGCACTTGTATAGTCCTCGTACCGAAATCGAACGAATGCTGCGCCTTTTGAAGCCCGGAGGACTGCTTGGAGTGATGACTTCCGGTCATCGTGGTGAAGCTGTCTTCCATGATTGGCACTATCGCCGGGATACGACTCACGTCGTATTTTTCTCAGAGCAGACCATGAACTGGATTGCCCAGACTTATAAAATGCAGTTGATAAAATCCCGAAGCCCGTACTGGATATTCCAGAAATTGTTCTAG
- a CDS encoding TIGR02285 family protein — MKRLILLSFLVVNIFCPLAGAEDITWIRWDDPPIFVFSGPFKGQGVLDTVEDELRKKLPQYQHKTLEGTVPRVLKEAESRTHICNAGWLATPEWSKLFYFSTPVFVIPANGILLPKSRLGEVRNLAPYSLQKFLDAKKSWKLGVGRLYGEGIDEVLTKNNYQKNPQVITIATSLRVHKMLHANRIQYTLGYPFEAVYYNELLNSKADSVVHIPVTENSARVEVVVACPKTPWGAKVIADVDRALQNKALLEKFEKGVDRWLSAEDQEKLAPARKEFYRKNYPSLK, encoded by the coding sequence ATGAAAAGACTGATCCTGTTGTCCTTTCTTGTTGTGAATATATTTTGCCCACTGGCTGGGGCCGAGGATATCACGTGGATCCGCTGGGATGACCCGCCGATTTTTGTTTTCAGTGGTCCGTTCAAAGGGCAGGGGGTGCTGGACACCGTGGAAGATGAGCTTCGTAAAAAACTGCCCCAGTACCAGCACAAAACTTTGGAAGGCACCGTGCCTCGGGTTTTGAAAGAGGCTGAGAGCAGAACCCACATCTGCAACGCCGGCTGGCTGGCTACACCCGAATGGTCCAAGCTGTTTTATTTTTCAACGCCTGTGTTTGTGATTCCCGCCAACGGCATCTTACTGCCAAAAAGCCGACTGGGCGAAGTTCGAAATTTGGCGCCGTATTCGTTGCAAAAGTTCCTCGATGCCAAGAAATCCTGGAAGCTCGGGGTCGGTCGCCTTTATGGCGAGGGCATCGACGAAGTGCTGACCAAGAACAACTATCAGAAAAACCCTCAGGTGATCACCATTGCCACCAGCCTAAGGGTTCACAAGATGCTTCACGCCAATCGTATTCAGTACACGTTGGGTTATCCATTCGAGGCGGTTTATTACAACGAACTTCTGAACAGCAAGGCCGATTCAGTGGTGCACATTCCGGTGACCGAAAATTCCGCGCGGGTGGAAGTGGTTGTGGCGTGTCCTAAAACACCATGGGGAGCCAAAGTGATCGCCGATGTGGATCGGGCCCTTCAAAACAAAGCATTGCTGGAAAAATTTGAAAAAGGCGTGGATCGCTGGCTCAGTGCCGAGGACCAGGAAAAACTCGCTCCGGCCCGTAAGGAATTTTATCGAAAGAACTATCCTTCACTCAAGTGA
- a CDS encoding tRNA dihydrouridine synthase yields MKLFLAPMEGVVDWVMRDTLTSLSGIDQCVTEFLRVTDRLHPESVFYKNCPELKTGSRTRWGTPVFVQLLGGQAEPLALNAQRAVKLGALGVDLNFGCPAKTVNRHDGGASLLKSCDRVFNIVDTVRKAVPADVPVTAKIRLGFDDPTRCLEIAQAVEEANATWLTVHCRTKTDGYKPPAYWDWIPKIKEKTKIKLIANGEIWNVADFNRCVEVTQCEDYMIGRGVMSNPFIFSQIKQSLNQQPVEDMSWERARPLLPQFFESSTLYINDYFAVSRSKQWLKALSLKNQEAKAIFDEIKVLKKPTEFKAKLHALCGIDHLSEG; encoded by the coding sequence ATGAAACTGTTTCTGGCTCCGATGGAAGGTGTTGTCGACTGGGTGATGCGTGATACTCTCACTTCCTTAAGCGGCATTGATCAGTGCGTGACCGAATTCCTGCGTGTCACCGACCGTCTGCACCCGGAAAGTGTTTTCTATAAAAACTGCCCCGAGCTGAAAACCGGATCGCGCACCCGCTGGGGCACGCCAGTCTTTGTGCAGCTTCTGGGTGGTCAGGCCGAACCTTTGGCTTTGAATGCCCAGCGTGCCGTGAAACTGGGCGCCTTGGGTGTGGACCTTAATTTCGGCTGCCCGGCAAAAACCGTCAATCGTCACGATGGCGGCGCCAGTCTTCTGAAATCCTGCGATCGTGTGTTTAACATTGTCGACACCGTTCGCAAAGCAGTTCCCGCAGACGTTCCAGTGACGGCAAAAATCCGTCTGGGCTTTGACGATCCGACCAGGTGTTTGGAAATTGCCCAGGCCGTGGAAGAAGCCAATGCCACTTGGTTGACGGTTCACTGCCGCACCAAAACTGATGGCTATAAACCACCGGCTTACTGGGACTGGATCCCGAAGATCAAAGAAAAGACCAAAATTAAACTTATCGCCAACGGTGAAATCTGGAATGTCGCGGACTTCAACCGCTGCGTGGAAGTCACCCAGTGTGAAGACTATATGATCGGCCGCGGGGTTATGAGCAATCCCTTCATCTTCAGCCAGATCAAACAAAGCCTGAATCAACAGCCCGTGGAAGACATGAGCTGGGAACGCGCCCGTCCCCTGCTGCCGCAGTTCTTTGAATCCAGCACTTTGTACATCAATGACTATTTTGCTGTGTCCCGCTCCAAACAATGGCTGAAGGCTTTGTCTTTGAAAAATCAGGAAGCCAAGGCGATCTTTGATGAAATCAAGGTTCTTAAAAAACCAACAGAGTTCAAAGCCAAGCTGCACGCTTTGTGCGGTATCGATCACTTGAGTGAAGGATAG
- a CDS encoding EVE domain-containing protein, which produces MKYWLMKSEPDVFSLDQLKKDKTTWWTGVRNYQARNFMMKDMQVGDEVLFYHSNATPPGVAGIARISKVAEPDKEQFDKKSEYFDPKATKEKPIWFCVQVEYVSHFKNYISLPELRDNTKLADMLVLQKGSRLSIQPVEKKHFDILTKLGGA; this is translated from the coding sequence ATGAAGTACTGGCTGATGAAATCAGAACCGGATGTCTTTTCTTTGGATCAACTGAAGAAAGACAAAACCACCTGGTGGACCGGTGTGCGCAACTACCAGGCGCGCAACTTCATGATGAAAGACATGCAAGTCGGCGACGAAGTGCTGTTCTATCACTCCAATGCGACTCCGCCGGGCGTGGCTGGAATTGCCCGTATTTCCAAAGTGGCTGAGCCCGACAAAGAGCAGTTCGACAAAAAATCTGAATACTTTGATCCCAAGGCGACCAAAGAAAAACCAATCTGGTTCTGCGTGCAGGTCGAATATGTATCGCACTTTAAAAACTACATCAGTCTGCCTGAGCTGCGTGACAACACGAAACTTGCTGACATGCTGGTCTTGCAAAAAGGCTCCCGCCTTTCCATTCAGCCTGTCGAAAAAAAGCACTTTGATATTCTGACCAAACTGGGTGGCGCTTAG
- a CDS encoding DUF6580 family putative transport protein, whose protein sequence is MNTRMMTLILMVVAAAFSRLIPHPWNFTAIGAMALFGGAYFPSKKQSLLIPLAALFISDLALGFHNTMLFVYLGFTLVVMLGWALRDQRSVFKVGTSALVTSSVFFLVSNFGVWVMGTMYAPTFNGLVQCLVAGIPFFDNQIYGDLFFSGLLFGGYEAVKKYAPEFVGAAVK, encoded by the coding sequence ATGAACACACGTATGATGACCCTGATTTTGATGGTAGTTGCAGCGGCTTTCAGCCGTTTGATCCCTCATCCTTGGAACTTCACCGCGATTGGTGCGATGGCTTTGTTTGGTGGGGCTTACTTCCCATCCAAAAAACAATCTTTGTTGATCCCGCTGGCAGCGCTGTTCATCAGTGACTTGGCTTTGGGTTTCCATAACACCATGTTGTTTGTGTACCTGGGCTTCACTTTGGTGGTGATGCTGGGTTGGGCTTTGCGCGATCAAAGAAGCGTTTTCAAAGTGGGCACTTCCGCTTTGGTGACAAGCTCTGTGTTCTTCCTGGTTTCTAACTTCGGTGTTTGGGTGATGGGTACAATGTACGCTCCGACCTTCAACGGTCTGGTGCAGTGCCTGGTTGCTGGTATCCCTTTCTTTGACAACCAGATTTACGGAGACTTGTTCTTCTCTGGTTTGTTGTTCGGTGGCTATGAAGCCGTCAAAAAATACGCGCCTGAATTCGTGGGCGCGGCTGTAAAATAA
- a CDS encoding YchJ family protein, producing MKCPCGSEKTYSECCGVYHSGKALAPTAEALMRSRYSAFAKNQMEYLQDTTDPQTLDQIDEEANREWAERAKFLKLEIVHAEEKGTKGTVEFKAYYNVDDEDFIHHEVSLFRKQAGEWFFKSGKIKAEKTK from the coding sequence ATGAAATGTCCTTGTGGTTCTGAGAAAACTTATTCTGAATGTTGTGGTGTTTATCACTCTGGCAAAGCTTTAGCGCCAACCGCCGAAGCTTTGATGCGCTCTCGTTACAGCGCTTTTGCCAAGAATCAAATGGAGTACCTGCAGGATACGACAGATCCTCAGACTTTGGATCAAATCGACGAAGAGGCCAACCGCGAATGGGCTGAGCGTGCAAAATTCCTGAAGCTTGAGATTGTTCACGCCGAAGAAAAGGGCACCAAAGGAACTGTCGAGTTCAAAGCCTACTACAACGTCGATGATGAAGACTTTATCCATCACGAAGTCAGCCTTTTCCGCAAACAAGCGGGCGAATGGTTCTTCAAATCCGGAAAAATCAAAGCGGAGAAAACCAAATGA
- a CDS encoding tRNA-dihydrouridine synthase family protein codes for MKLGLHRPVLDGKVNFPLCLAPMVGLTHVALREVMRDYLPADAYTIWPTEMLNSRRIPGENLQTTPETMRAAYEPGLVPQILGNEEDAITESVKRLVEWGAEAIDINMGCPVQKALKHNYGVALMGDPAYAAEVVRMTVKNSTVPVSVKLRAVGSTKEFDELLTFVSGLRNSGAAWVCLHPRTAAQKRRGAADWEQIKQLHKAVDFPVIGNGDVQTVEDAINMLKETGCDMAMAGRGLAARPWMMWQLGEELGFAAPAGKEGQKAPRTSEEEGAEYGKCLLKLIERCRFYFGDDLAMRKVRFYVRTTSVWLPFGNTLVGVCAKARTADEMVEGVAKFFEGSVEMSLRTELRQ; via the coding sequence GTGAAACTGGGTCTGCATCGTCCGGTTCTGGACGGTAAAGTGAACTTCCCGTTGTGTCTGGCCCCGATGGTGGGCCTGACTCACGTGGCTTTGCGCGAAGTCATGCGCGACTATCTTCCGGCGGATGCTTACACCATCTGGCCGACCGAGATGCTGAACTCCCGCCGTATTCCTGGCGAAAATCTGCAAACAACTCCTGAAACCATGCGCGCGGCTTACGAGCCGGGCCTGGTTCCTCAAATTCTGGGTAACGAAGAAGACGCCATCACCGAAAGTGTGAAACGTCTGGTGGAATGGGGTGCGGAAGCCATCGACATCAACATGGGCTGTCCGGTACAAAAAGCTTTGAAGCACAATTACGGTGTGGCGTTGATGGGGGATCCGGCGTATGCCGCCGAAGTGGTGCGCATGACCGTCAAAAATTCCACGGTGCCTGTCAGTGTAAAACTGCGCGCCGTGGGCAGCACCAAAGAGTTCGACGAACTATTGACGTTTGTTTCGGGGCTTCGCAACTCGGGCGCGGCCTGGGTGTGTCTGCATCCCAGAACAGCGGCGCAAAAACGCCGGGGCGCTGCGGACTGGGAACAGATCAAACAACTGCATAAGGCCGTCGACTTTCCGGTCATTGGTAACGGAGATGTTCAGACAGTGGAAGACGCCATCAACATGCTGAAAGAAACCGGCTGTGATATGGCGATGGCGGGTCGTGGCCTTGCTGCTCGTCCGTGGATGATGTGGCAGTTGGGTGAAGAGCTGGGCTTTGCTGCTCCGGCTGGTAAAGAGGGCCAGAAGGCTCCACGCACGTCTGAAGAAGAGGGCGCTGAATACGGTAAATGTCTTTTGAAACTGATTGAACGCTGTCGTTTTTATTTTGGTGATGATCTGGCGATGCGCAAAGTGCGTTTCTATGTGCGCACGACAAGTGTGTGGCTGCCATTTGGTAACACGCTGGTTGGTGTTTGCGCCAAAGCCCGCACGGCGGATGAAATGGTCGAAGGGGTTGCAAAGTTCTTCGAAGGCTCCGTCGAGATGAGTCTGCGCACGGAGCTTCGACAGTAA
- a CDS encoding glutaredoxin, translating to MAKVLIYKKNPCPYCDRAIHFMEDKGIAFDIVDLTDKPEEIEKIKNETGWRTVPIIMINGKLIGGYTDLKALDEEGKLMPMLAE from the coding sequence ATGGCAAAAGTATTAATCTACAAGAAAAACCCGTGTCCTTATTGCGATCGCGCGATCCACTTTATGGAAGACAAAGGCATTGCCTTTGATATCGTCGATCTGACCGACAAACCTGAAGAGATTGAAAAAATCAAAAACGAAACCGGCTGGAGAACCGTCCCTATCATCATGATCAATGGCAAACTGATCGGTGGTTACACGGATTTGAAAGCTTTGGATGAAGAAGGCAAACTGATGCCCATGCTGGCAGAGTAA